The Mycolicibacterium mageritense genome contains a region encoding:
- a CDS encoding NAD-dependent epimerase/dehydratase family protein, which translates to MRVLVAGATSVPGIPLLRELTARGHSVRGVTRSPAKTAQIAAAGAEPVVADVLDAGQIDTAVAEFAPDAVVSLLTTLPKLGPKWIKDFEPAKQLWSRGAGNLVAAAQRAGVRRIVAESVIFAYGYGSTGPDLMDETDPYPGPPPRGGGEMLEALRGMERNVVRSGEHSDTEGIVLRYGVFYGSGVTHDDLFRRLAKWWAMPAMTGSGVLSWVHIDDVARATADALERGRGGEIYNIVDDRPQSFGDYIRELNATLNRPRPWPVPRSLVGLVAPYPATAFGTTWLPLSNAKAKAELGWTPIVR; encoded by the coding sequence ATGCGAGTGCTGGTGGCAGGTGCGACGAGCGTTCCTGGCATTCCGCTGCTGCGGGAACTGACCGCGCGCGGTCATTCGGTCCGCGGCGTGACGCGGTCGCCCGCCAAGACCGCGCAGATCGCCGCGGCCGGAGCGGAGCCCGTGGTCGCCGATGTGCTCGATGCCGGCCAGATCGACACGGCGGTCGCGGAATTCGCGCCCGACGCGGTGGTGAGCCTGTTGACCACGCTGCCCAAGCTCGGGCCCAAGTGGATCAAGGATTTCGAACCCGCCAAACAGTTGTGGAGCCGCGGCGCGGGCAATCTGGTGGCGGCTGCGCAGCGTGCGGGGGTGCGCCGGATCGTCGCCGAGTCGGTGATCTTCGCGTACGGCTACGGGTCCACCGGGCCGGACCTGATGGACGAGACCGATCCCTATCCGGGCCCGCCGCCGCGCGGCGGCGGCGAGATGCTCGAAGCGCTGCGCGGCATGGAGCGCAACGTCGTCCGGTCCGGCGAGCACAGTGACACCGAGGGGATCGTGTTGCGCTACGGCGTCTTCTACGGATCCGGTGTCACACACGACGATTTGTTCCGCCGGCTCGCGAAATGGTGGGCCATGCCCGCGATGACCGGGAGCGGCGTGTTGTCGTGGGTGCACATCGACGATGTCGCGCGGGCAACGGCGGACGCGCTGGAGCGTGGGCGCGGCGGTGAGATCTACAACATCGTCGACGACCGGCCCCAGTCGTTCGGCGACTACATCCGTGAACTCAACGCCACGCTGAACCGGCCCAGGCCGTGGCCGGTTCCGCGCTCACTGGTCGGCCTCGTCGCGCCCTACCCGGCGACGGCGTTCGGCACCACGTGGCTGCCGCTGTCGAACGCGAAAGCCAAAGCGGAGCTCGGCTGGACGCCTATCGTCCGTTGA
- a CDS encoding DUF4334 domain-containing protein yields MSNARSTFDEFKNREGQIPDAELDAFWAVLEPVPLDFMLGEWSGGEFVTGHKMNGLLEKARWFGKTFKSVTDVQPLVCLDENGQKFSNTQLGKGEASLWLEEFRGQVTATMVYDGQPTHDHFKKVDDRTVMGIMNGKGVLDNGRYFYFFLERV; encoded by the coding sequence ATGAGCAACGCCCGCAGCACGTTCGACGAGTTCAAGAACCGCGAAGGGCAGATCCCCGACGCCGAACTCGACGCGTTCTGGGCCGTCCTCGAACCGGTGCCGCTCGATTTCATGCTGGGCGAGTGGTCGGGCGGCGAGTTCGTCACAGGTCACAAGATGAACGGCCTGCTGGAGAAGGCCCGCTGGTTCGGCAAGACCTTCAAATCGGTGACCGACGTGCAACCGCTGGTGTGTCTCGACGAGAACGGCCAGAAGTTCTCCAACACCCAACTCGGCAAGGGTGAGGCCAGCCTGTGGCTCGAGGAGTTCCGCGGGCAGGTGACCGCGACCATGGTCTACGACGGCCAGCCCACGCACGACCACTTCAAGAAGGTCGACGACCGCACCGTCATGGGCATCATGAACGGCAAGGGCGTCTTGGATAACGGGCGCTACTTCTACTTCTTCCTCGAGCGCGTCTAG
- a CDS encoding crotonase/enoyl-CoA hydratase family protein, with translation MSDTYESVSIETKDHVAQVTLIGPGKGNAMGPAFWAEMPEVFGKLDADPEVRAIVLTGSGKNFSYGLDLPAMGATLPGLDAGAKARAEFHTKLQSMQGAISAVADCRTPTVASIHGWCIGGGVDLISAADIRYASADAKFSVRETKLAIVADVGSLARLPLILTDGHLRELVLTGKDIDAARAEKIGLVNDVYDDPEASLAAAHATAAEIAANPPLTVAGVKDVLDQQRIARVSESLRYVAAWNSAFLPSKDLAEAVTAMFQKRAPQFTGE, from the coding sequence ATGTCTGACACGTACGAGTCCGTTTCCATCGAGACCAAGGATCACGTCGCGCAGGTGACGTTGATCGGTCCGGGTAAGGGCAACGCGATGGGGCCGGCGTTCTGGGCCGAGATGCCCGAGGTGTTCGGCAAGCTCGATGCCGACCCCGAGGTGCGCGCGATCGTGCTGACCGGATCGGGCAAGAACTTCAGCTACGGACTGGACCTGCCCGCGATGGGTGCGACGCTGCCCGGACTCGACGCGGGTGCGAAGGCCCGCGCGGAGTTCCACACCAAGCTGCAGAGCATGCAGGGCGCGATCAGCGCGGTCGCCGACTGCCGGACACCGACCGTGGCCTCGATCCACGGCTGGTGCATCGGCGGCGGGGTGGACCTGATCAGCGCCGCCGACATCCGCTACGCGAGCGCCGACGCCAAGTTCTCGGTGCGCGAGACCAAGCTGGCCATCGTCGCCGATGTCGGCAGCCTGGCCCGGCTGCCGCTGATCCTGACCGACGGGCACCTGCGGGAGCTGGTTCTGACGGGCAAAGACATCGATGCGGCCCGCGCCGAGAAGATCGGTCTGGTGAACGACGTGTACGACGATCCGGAGGCGTCGCTCGCCGCGGCACACGCCACGGCCGCCGAGATCGCCGCCAACCCGCCGCTGACGGTGGCGGGTGTCAAGGACGTGCTCGATCAGCAGCGCATCGCCCGGGTCTCGGAGAGCCTGCGCTATGTGGCCGCGTGGAACTCGGCGTTCCTGCCGTCGAAGGATCTCGCGGAGGCGGTCACCGCGATGTTCCAGAAGCGTGCGCCTCAGTTCACCGGCGAATAA
- a CDS encoding cutinase family protein has translation MVSASLFAAPIASAAPPCPDVEVVFARGTFEPPGVGGTGQAFVDALTRQLGDKSVEVYPVNYPASLDFPRAADGIIDASNKIRQTAADCPSTKTVLGGFSQGAAVAAYITADSVPANFVLPEGITGPLPADVADHVAAVALFGKPSNGFMNTIQSTAPPITIGHRYTAKTVEMCVDGDPVCSADPGDASLHSLYASNGMADQAASFVAQRVNGR, from the coding sequence ATGGTATCCGCGTCACTGTTCGCCGCGCCGATCGCGAGCGCCGCGCCACCGTGCCCTGATGTCGAGGTGGTGTTCGCGCGCGGCACGTTCGAGCCGCCGGGTGTCGGTGGCACCGGGCAGGCCTTCGTCGACGCCCTCACGCGCCAGCTCGGCGACAAGTCGGTCGAGGTGTACCCGGTGAATTACCCGGCATCGCTGGACTTCCCGCGGGCGGCCGACGGAATCATCGACGCCAGCAACAAGATCCGCCAAACGGCCGCCGACTGCCCGAGCACCAAGACCGTGCTTGGCGGGTTCTCACAGGGCGCCGCGGTCGCGGCCTACATCACCGCGGATTCGGTTCCCGCGAACTTCGTACTGCCGGAGGGCATTACCGGGCCGCTGCCTGCCGACGTGGCCGATCACGTCGCGGCCGTGGCGCTGTTCGGCAAACCGTCCAACGGCTTCATGAACACCATCCAGTCCACCGCACCACCGATCACGATCGGTCACCGCTACACAGCCAAGACCGTGGAGATGTGCGTGGACGGCGATCCGGTCTGCTCGGCCGATCCGGGCGATGCGAGCCTGCACAGCCTCTACGCGAGCAACGGAATGGCCGATCAGGCAGCCTCGTTCGTCGCACAGCGTGTCAACGGACGATAG
- a CDS encoding APC family permease translates to MNRRSIGVWDLVFFVVAAAAPLAVMSGVSPLAVMFGGVGAPGGYLLGGIVMAVFAVGFTAMSRHVDNPGAFYAYISRGLGRTVGLGAAFVAVLSYVLIAISFIPAIGVFAHDTALSLAGVDIPWQVWAIAGWLTVGTLGYLNITLSAKVLGVLLGLEVLILVLFAVPVLVAGGAEGLSFGSFNPANIFGPGVGALFVLAFGAFLGFESTAIYSEEAKNPKRTVPQSTYIAVGFLAVFYTVVLWAAIMAYGPERAVAVASEDPTGMFFTATERWVGAPAATAMHVLIVTSALAAALAFHNASARYLSALAHEHALPAWLGRRTPAGSPGAASLAVSAAAAVIVVAFALAGADPYTHTFIWLNAIGIPGIIGLQALCSAAVVAFFRREPHGHGIFTRLVAPVIATAALAGTVVLIAVNYDLLTGAGSVTNAVLLLILPVTFGVGVVVARILRARRPAVYEQLATVRPDEPTSVG, encoded by the coding sequence ATGAACCGCCGCTCCATCGGAGTCTGGGATCTGGTCTTCTTCGTCGTCGCGGCCGCCGCCCCACTCGCCGTGATGTCCGGGGTCTCGCCGCTCGCAGTGATGTTCGGCGGCGTCGGGGCACCCGGCGGCTACCTACTCGGTGGCATCGTCATGGCGGTCTTCGCCGTCGGCTTCACCGCCATGAGCCGTCACGTCGACAACCCGGGTGCCTTTTACGCGTACATCTCGCGTGGGCTGGGCCGCACTGTCGGACTGGGCGCGGCGTTCGTCGCGGTGTTGTCCTACGTGTTGATCGCCATCAGCTTCATCCCCGCAATCGGCGTATTCGCGCACGACACCGCGTTGTCACTAGCAGGCGTGGACATTCCGTGGCAGGTTTGGGCGATCGCGGGCTGGTTGACCGTCGGCACATTGGGCTACCTCAACATCACCCTGAGCGCCAAGGTGCTCGGCGTGCTGCTTGGACTGGAAGTGCTGATCCTGGTGCTGTTCGCGGTGCCGGTTCTGGTTGCCGGTGGCGCCGAAGGATTGAGCTTCGGAAGTTTCAACCCTGCCAACATATTCGGCCCCGGTGTCGGCGCACTGTTCGTGCTGGCGTTCGGCGCATTCCTCGGGTTCGAGTCCACCGCGATCTACAGCGAGGAAGCCAAGAACCCCAAACGCACTGTGCCGCAATCGACCTACATCGCAGTGGGGTTCCTCGCAGTGTTCTACACCGTCGTGCTGTGGGCCGCGATCATGGCGTACGGCCCCGAGCGCGCCGTGGCCGTGGCGAGCGAGGATCCCACGGGAATGTTCTTCACCGCGACCGAGCGGTGGGTGGGCGCGCCCGCCGCCACCGCGATGCACGTGCTGATCGTCACGAGTGCCCTGGCCGCCGCGCTCGCTTTCCACAACGCCAGCGCGCGCTACCTGTCGGCGTTGGCGCACGAACACGCTTTGCCCGCCTGGCTCGGGCGGCGCACGCCGGCCGGCTCACCCGGTGCCGCCAGCCTCGCGGTGTCGGCGGCCGCAGCCGTGATCGTCGTCGCGTTCGCACTCGCCGGCGCCGACCCCTACACCCATACGTTCATCTGGCTCAACGCGATCGGCATTCCGGGCATCATCGGGCTGCAGGCGCTGTGCTCTGCCGCCGTGGTGGCGTTCTTCCGCCGTGAGCCGCACGGCCACGGCATCTTCACCCGCCTCGTCGCCCCAGTCATCGCGACCGCCGCGCTGGCCGGCACGGTCGTGCTCATCGCTGTCAACTACGATCTGCTCACCGGCGCCGGTTCCGTCACGAACGCCGTGCTGCTGCTGATACTTCCGGTGACATTCGGCGTCGGAGTCGTCGTGGCCCGGATCCTGCGGGCACGGCGCCCCGCGGTGTACGAGCAGCTCGCCACAGTCCGGCCCGACGAGCCTACGAGTGTCGGCTGA
- the hisC gene encoding histidinol-phosphate transaminase yields the protein MTARLRPELAEIPAYTPGKTVPGAIKIASNETVHGPLPSVRDAILAATENINRYPDNGYLDLREHLAKHVNFAPENIAVGCGSVSLCQQLVQITATVGDEVLFGWRSFEVYPLQVRTAGATPVQVPLRDHVFDLDAILAAITDRTRLIFICNPNNPTSTVVEPDALARFVAAVPPHILIALDEAYVEYIRDGLAPDSLGLVRTHSNVVVLRTFSKAYGLAGLRVGYAVADPDIITALGKVYVPFSATTLSQAAAIACLDASEELLARTDAVVAERKRVTATLRDAGFTVPPSQANFMWLPLAERTLDFVARAADSRIIVRPYGEEGVRVTVAAPHENDAFLEFATRWIGQR from the coding sequence GTGACTGCCCGTTTGCGCCCCGAATTGGCCGAGATCCCGGCCTACACCCCCGGCAAGACCGTCCCCGGCGCAATCAAGATCGCAAGCAACGAAACCGTGCACGGCCCACTGCCCAGCGTGCGGGACGCGATCCTGGCGGCCACCGAGAACATCAACCGCTATCCCGACAACGGTTATCTCGACCTTCGCGAGCACCTGGCCAAGCACGTCAACTTCGCGCCCGAGAACATCGCGGTGGGCTGCGGCTCGGTGAGCCTGTGCCAGCAGTTGGTCCAGATCACCGCGACCGTGGGCGACGAGGTGCTGTTCGGCTGGCGCAGCTTCGAGGTCTACCCGCTGCAGGTGCGCACGGCGGGCGCCACCCCGGTCCAGGTGCCGCTGCGTGATCACGTGTTCGACCTCGACGCGATCCTCGCGGCGATCACCGACCGCACGCGGCTGATCTTCATCTGCAACCCCAACAATCCGACCAGCACGGTCGTCGAGCCCGACGCCCTGGCCCGGTTCGTGGCCGCGGTGCCACCGCACATCCTGATCGCGCTCGACGAGGCCTACGTCGAGTACATCCGTGACGGGCTGGCCCCCGACAGTCTCGGTTTGGTCCGGACCCACAGCAATGTCGTTGTGCTGCGCACCTTCTCGAAGGCCTACGGGCTGGCCGGCCTGCGGGTGGGCTACGCGGTGGCCGATCCGGACATCATCACCGCACTGGGCAAGGTTTACGTGCCGTTCAGCGCGACCACCCTCTCGCAGGCCGCCGCGATCGCGTGCCTCGACGCCTCGGAGGAACTCCTGGCCCGGACCGACGCGGTGGTCGCCGAACGCAAGCGGGTGACCGCGACGCTGCGCGATGCCGGATTCACGGTGCCGCCGTCACAGGCCAATTTCATGTGGCTGCCGCTGGCCGAACGCACCCTGGACTTCGTGGCGCGGGCCGCAGACAGCCGGATCATCGTGCGACCGTACGGTGAGGAAGGCGTCCGGGTCACCGTCGCCGCACCGCACGAGAACGACGCGTTCCTGGAATTCGCGACCCGCTGGATAGGACAACGATGA
- a CDS encoding amidohydrolase, with protein MTFVSPVTSGAVVNARIRTLDPDLPRAEALSWTDGRITAVGSAADVLATVPPGTEPVDLGGACLTPGLIDSHLHPAWGAELSRGADVAGHTDLDRLRDALRAEAARTPDGVWVRAWNVDYAAFAQTGISAQLIDEAVGRRPFIGVFYDLHTAVVSTAAIRESGLTGREVFPDAAAVVTDDTGRPTGELKEPSAYLPLMDAQAETDPAAVLNRLAGVLKELNRFGVTGGVVMDADAGQLDTYAALEDTGRLSVRLVAALWHHPDRDDAGVAELVKLATRRGRRWRSGMVKIFSDGVIDTGTAWLREPDTCGCGSHPFWPDPQRLRNVIHQYTAAGIQLAIHAVGDQAVSFVLDCYRDADGTARHRLEHLELLTDDDVKRLAEQQVTASMQPLHMQWRQADHSDAFARRLGRRRAAQAFRVADVITAGGPVCLGSDWPVADSDPRYGMAWARLRRTPGDRNGHVFEPEQRLTGEQALLGYTAWAAEALGENDRGRIRVGARADLTAFAADPVRVDADDLIDLPIPLTVVDGEIVHREDV; from the coding sequence ATGACATTTGTGTCCCCCGTCACGTCTGGGGCCGTGGTGAACGCCCGCATCCGAACTCTCGACCCCGACCTGCCGCGCGCCGAAGCGCTCAGCTGGACCGACGGCCGGATCACCGCCGTCGGCTCCGCCGCGGACGTGCTGGCCACGGTGCCGCCGGGCACCGAGCCCGTCGACCTGGGCGGCGCGTGCCTCACGCCCGGTCTCATCGACTCTCACCTGCACCCCGCCTGGGGCGCCGAACTGTCCCGGGGCGCTGACGTGGCCGGGCACACCGACCTCGACCGACTACGTGACGCATTGCGCGCCGAGGCGGCGCGGACGCCCGACGGCGTATGGGTGCGGGCCTGGAACGTCGACTACGCGGCCTTCGCGCAGACCGGGATCTCCGCGCAACTCATCGACGAGGCCGTCGGCCGCCGCCCGTTCATCGGCGTCTTCTACGACCTGCACACCGCTGTGGTGTCCACCGCGGCCATCCGCGAGAGCGGACTGACCGGGCGGGAAGTGTTTCCCGACGCTGCCGCCGTCGTCACCGATGACACGGGGCGCCCCACCGGCGAACTCAAGGAACCGTCTGCCTACCTGCCACTCATGGACGCACAGGCCGAGACCGACCCCGCAGCCGTACTGAATCGGTTGGCCGGTGTATTGAAGGAGCTCAACCGCTTTGGCGTGACCGGCGGCGTGGTGATGGATGCCGACGCCGGTCAGCTCGACACCTACGCAGCGCTCGAGGACACCGGCCGGCTGTCCGTTCGGCTCGTCGCAGCGCTGTGGCATCACCCTGACCGCGACGATGCGGGAGTCGCCGAGTTGGTGAAGCTGGCCACGCGCCGCGGCAGGCGGTGGCGCAGCGGAATGGTCAAGATCTTCAGTGACGGCGTGATCGACACGGGCACCGCATGGCTGCGCGAGCCGGACACCTGCGGGTGCGGATCACATCCGTTCTGGCCCGACCCGCAGCGGCTGCGCAACGTGATCCACCAATACACCGCTGCGGGAATACAACTCGCGATACACGCGGTCGGCGACCAGGCGGTCTCGTTCGTGCTCGACTGCTACCGCGACGCCGACGGCACAGCGCGACACCGGCTGGAGCACCTTGAACTGCTCACCGATGACGATGTGAAACGCCTTGCCGAACAGCAGGTCACGGCGTCGATGCAGCCACTACACATGCAATGGCGGCAGGCCGACCACAGCGACGCATTCGCGCGGCGGCTCGGCAGGCGCCGTGCCGCGCAGGCGTTCCGGGTGGCCGACGTCATCACCGCCGGAGGGCCGGTGTGCCTCGGCTCGGACTGGCCCGTTGCCGATTCCGACCCGCGGTACGGCATGGCCTGGGCGCGACTGCGGCGCACACCGGGCGACCGGAACGGGCACGTCTTCGAACCAGAGCAGCGGCTCACCGGTGAGCAGGCCCTGCTGGGCTACACCGCCTGGGCCGCAGAGGCTCTCGGTGAGAACGACCGCGGGCGCATCCGCGTCGGCGCTCGAGCCGACCTCACCGCGTTCGCCGCCGACCCAGTACGCGTCGACGCCGACGACCTGATCGACCTGCCGATACCGCTCACCGTCGTCGACGGCGAGATCGTTCACCGAGAGGATGTCTGA
- a CDS encoding TetR/AcrR family transcriptional regulator yields the protein MPSERGAGDSVGSLPPKARSRGRPRSPVLDPARITDAASSLLRAEGMRGLTMRSLAQRLGVSVGALYNHVPSRAGLLAAVQERFAAELDTSGFGVVSLREALARWAWSYLRQLREHPELVPVIVEVPLAQAPRTSSMYQRVIGGFTAAGWPDESVIASMSVLETFIFGAALDSPSPDDVYEPEDPAQLPLLARTYDAFASAVDRQQARPRDLIFSMGLDAILTGLHRLWGTGRGWVDVKSVGG from the coding sequence ATGCCGTCTGAGCGAGGTGCCGGCGACTCCGTCGGGTCGCTCCCGCCGAAGGCGCGCTCGAGGGGGCGTCCCCGCAGCCCGGTTCTCGACCCGGCCCGGATCACCGATGCCGCGTCGAGCCTGCTGCGCGCCGAGGGGATGCGTGGTCTGACGATGCGGTCGCTTGCCCAGCGGCTCGGCGTGTCCGTCGGTGCACTGTACAACCACGTGCCCTCGCGCGCAGGGCTTCTCGCAGCCGTGCAGGAGCGGTTCGCGGCCGAGCTCGACACCTCGGGCTTCGGGGTCGTCTCACTGCGGGAGGCGCTGGCGCGCTGGGCGTGGAGCTACCTGCGCCAGCTGCGTGAACATCCCGAGCTCGTGCCGGTGATCGTCGAAGTCCCCCTTGCGCAAGCGCCCCGGACATCGAGCATGTACCAACGTGTCATCGGGGGTTTCACCGCGGCGGGTTGGCCCGATGAGAGCGTCATCGCCTCGATGAGCGTGCTGGAGACGTTCATTTTCGGCGCGGCCTTGGATTCGCCGTCCCCCGACGATGTCTACGAACCCGAGGATCCGGCGCAGCTCCCACTGCTCGCGCGCACCTATGACGCGTTCGCCAGCGCCGTCGACCGCCAACAGGCACGCCCCCGCGACCTCATCTTCAGCATGGGCCTCGACGCCATCCTCACCGGGCTCCACCGGTTGTGGGGGACCGGGCGCGGCTGGGTAGACGTCAAAAGTGTTGGCGGTTAG
- a CDS encoding LacI family DNA-binding transcriptional regulator: MSRPRVTIREVADAVGVSVTTVSHALNGKGEVSAATVERVRAAANRLGYRPSAAAQALRRGRTGSLVLILPREDGREVARQIVALDYYMAIAATAASAAFEHHRALVLPPELTSAADWEALNPDGVLLCDPIASDPQIDLLESIGIPVVSIERDAGRPQQRHYVSGDNAANTRLVCDHLRAQGARRIALLTTAWTRAWSIDIDQAYSKWCRDNGFPDLQVRIPVRFDHRATYAATSELFDRDDPPDAIYAPAEGYTSGVVAACRDRGLRIPQDVLLVGGIDGREARENDPPITALDLHPDRQAQAAVELLIDRIDGRDAPGPVHVTSTLQVRASSTR, encoded by the coding sequence ATGTCCCGGCCTCGCGTGACCATCCGCGAAGTAGCCGATGCGGTCGGCGTCTCGGTCACCACGGTGTCGCACGCGCTCAACGGGAAGGGCGAGGTCAGCGCGGCCACCGTGGAACGGGTACGGGCCGCGGCGAACCGGTTGGGATATCGACCGAGCGCGGCCGCACAAGCCCTGCGGCGCGGGCGCACGGGTTCCTTGGTGCTGATCCTGCCTCGCGAGGACGGCCGAGAAGTCGCGCGCCAGATCGTCGCGCTCGATTACTACATGGCCATCGCCGCCACTGCCGCCTCCGCGGCGTTCGAGCATCACCGTGCACTCGTATTGCCGCCCGAACTGACCTCGGCGGCGGACTGGGAGGCGCTCAACCCCGACGGTGTACTGCTGTGCGATCCCATCGCGTCGGATCCGCAGATCGATCTTCTGGAGAGTATCGGGATCCCGGTGGTGTCGATCGAGCGCGATGCCGGGCGGCCGCAGCAACGGCACTACGTGTCCGGCGACAACGCGGCCAACACCCGCCTGGTGTGTGACCACCTGCGCGCACAGGGCGCACGCCGGATCGCGCTGCTCACCACGGCCTGGACCAGAGCCTGGTCCATCGACATCGACCAGGCGTATTCGAAGTGGTGCCGTGACAACGGGTTTCCCGATCTGCAAGTGCGTATCCCGGTCCGGTTCGACCACCGTGCCACGTACGCGGCCACGAGTGAGCTGTTCGACCGCGACGATCCCCCCGACGCCATCTATGCGCCGGCCGAGGGCTACACCAGCGGCGTCGTGGCCGCCTGCCGGGACCGCGGCCTGCGGATCCCCCAGGATGTCCTGCTGGTGGGGGGAATCGACGGTCGCGAGGCCCGCGAGAACGATCCGCCGATCACCGCGCTCGACCTGCACCCCGACCGGCAGGCGCAAGCCGCAGTGGAACTACTCATCGACCGGATCGACGGGCGGGACGCGCCCGGCCCCGTGCATGTGACCAGTACGTTGCAGGTCCGGGCCAGCTCGACGCGGTAG
- a CDS encoding TIGR03086 family metal-binding protein: MNELESAEATLGVLQTVLQTITDDDLSRQTPCREFDVAALTDHLLNSITMIGGAAGADIPERDPDAPVRDQVLAAARPAVAAWQQRGLDGTVPFGQGEVPAAMMARILSLEFLVHAWDYARAVGQSVEVPDARSEPVLQWAKGIITPDGRVRAGFDDPVEVPDDASGLDRLLAFTGRRPTA, from the coding sequence ATGAACGAACTCGAATCCGCCGAGGCGACCCTCGGCGTACTGCAGACGGTCCTTCAAACCATCACTGACGACGACCTGTCCCGGCAGACCCCGTGTCGCGAATTCGACGTGGCGGCGCTGACCGACCACTTGCTGAACTCGATCACCATGATCGGCGGGGCCGCGGGCGCAGACATTCCCGAGCGCGACCCGGATGCCCCGGTCCGCGATCAGGTGCTCGCGGCGGCGCGGCCCGCCGTGGCGGCCTGGCAGCAGCGCGGGCTCGACGGCACCGTCCCGTTCGGTCAGGGTGAGGTGCCCGCGGCGATGATGGCCCGCATCCTCTCGCTGGAATTCCTGGTGCACGCCTGGGATTACGCGCGGGCCGTCGGGCAGTCGGTCGAGGTGCCCGATGCGCGGTCCGAGCCGGTCCTGCAGTGGGCCAAGGGCATCATCACGCCCGACGGGCGGGTCCGGGCGGGCTTCGACGATCCGGTCGAGGTGCCCGACGACGCATCGGGGCTGGACCGCTTGCTGGCGTTCACGGGACGCCGGCCGACGGCCTAG